From one Mycolicibacterium sp. HK-90 genomic stretch:
- a CDS encoding PH domain-containing protein, whose product MAHLAVGFLTLGLLTLVLSNPTWFAVLLVIPIVLSAAIFRYRTTADADTVTARSLTRSRTVSWTEIKGLRFDRASWAIAELRDGTDLRLPAVTFATLPLLTEISGGRVPNPYA is encoded by the coding sequence ATGGCACACCTGGCCGTCGGCTTTCTGACGCTCGGCCTGCTGACCCTGGTGCTGAGCAACCCGACGTGGTTCGCGGTGTTGTTGGTGATCCCGATTGTGTTGTCGGCGGCCATTTTCCGGTACCGGACCACCGCCGATGCCGACACCGTCACAGCGCGGTCACTGACGCGCAGCCGCACGGTGTCCTGGACAGAGATCAAGGGATTGCGGTTCGACCGGGCGTCGTGGGCGATCGCCGAATTGCGCGACGGCACCGACCTGCGCCTGCCGGCCGTGACGTTCGCGACACTGCCGCTGCTCACCGAGATCAGCG